Proteins encoded together in one Centropristis striata isolate RG_2023a ecotype Rhode Island chromosome 6, C.striata_1.0, whole genome shotgun sequence window:
- the bnip2 gene encoding BCL2/adenovirus E1B 19 kDa protein-interacting protein 2 isoform X1, translating into MASDVIESEAVLKGVSDMNLNNSSSDFVTPRRTHEELGNRHTSSPSSSGVSGEGDDEEIDDLENSTASTVENGEEALQESLTKTRGTPQERTTPDNELKQPGARSSTPVSLPQPRSPPGPLGSLERQESVATTEARLRMEGVELKEEWQDEDFPRPLPEEEELEDELFAGTSEEIDPGYAMDHGKKAKKKLAAPDISLTLDRSEGSLLSDELDESTELDLDDIDTPSDNSNEFEWEDDLPKPKTTELLQKGVESVQEYAASDEREEGRRWRVFRIGDQEHRVDMKAIEPYKRVISHGGYYGDGLNAIIVFAVCFMPESNQPNYRYIMDNLFKYVIGTLELLVAENYMIVYLNGATSRKKMPTVGWLRKCYQQIDRRLRKNLKSLIIVHPSWFIRTLLALTKPFISSKFSQKIKYVFSLTDLAELVPMEYVSIPDCIKQFDDEKNKKSCKRYMHFHPGIDQDMHGKVEIAAAAVPE; encoded by the exons ATGGCATCGGATGTGATTGAGAGTGAAGCGGTGCTGAAGGGTGTAAGTGATATGAATTTGAACAATAGCAGCTCAGATTTTGTCACACCCAGGAGGACTCATGAGGAGCTGGGAAACAGACACACGTCTAGTCCCTCGTCTTCTGGAGTGTCAGGAGAAGGCGACGACGAGGAAATAGACGACTTAGAAAATAGCACAGCTTCCACAGTTGAAAATGGCGAAGAGGCACTTCAAGAGAGTCTTACCAAAACAAGAGGTACGCCACAGGAAAGGACAACTCCAGACAATGAGCTGAAACAGCCCGGAGCAAGAAGTTCTACCCCAGTGAGCCTGCCCCAGCCACGCTCGCCACCTGGACCCCTTGGAAG CCTGGAGCGACAAGAGTCAGTCGCCACAACAGAAGCTCGCTTAAGAATGGAGGGTGTTGAACTTAAGGAAGAGTGGCAAGATGAAGACTTTCCACG GCCCTTACCGGAAGAAGAGGAGCTTGAAGATGAGCTTTTTGCCGGAACCTCTGAAGAGATAGACCCTG GTTATGCAATGGATCATGGCAAGAAGGCAAAGAAGAAGCTTGCAGCTCCGGACATCAGTTTAACACTGGACCGCAGCGAAGGTTCTCTTCTCTCTGATGAGCTGGATGAAAGTACAGAGCTGGACCTCGATGACATAGACACACCTTCAGACAACAGCAATGAGTTTGAATGGGAAG ATGATCTCCCCAAGCCGAAAACCACAGAACTTCTACAGAAGGGCGTGGAGTCAGTGCAGGAGTACGCTGCCTCGGATGAGAGGGAGGAGGGTCGACGCTGGAGGGTGTTTCGTATTGGAGACCAGGAACACAGAGTGGACATGAAGGCCATTGAACCTTACAAGAGAGTTATTAGCCATGGAG gttACTATGGAGACGGCTTGAATGCCATAATTGTGTTCGCTGTGTGCTTTATGCCTGAAAGCAATCAACCAAATTACAGATACATCATGGACAATTTATTCAA GTATGTCATCGGCACGCTGGAGCTTTTGGTTGCCGAGAACTATATGATTGTGTATTTGAATGGAGCAACCTCTCGGAAAAAGATGCCCACTGTCGGCTGGCTCAGAAAGTGTTATCAGCAGATTGATAGGAG gTTAAGGAAGAACTTGAAGTCTTTGATAATTGTACATCCCTCTTGGTTTATTCGCACCCTGCTGGCACTCACAAAACCTTTCATAAG CTCCAAATTTAGTCAGAAAATCAAGTATGTGTTCAGCTTGACAGACCTTGCAGAACTGGTTCCGATGGAGTATGTGTCCATACCAGATTGTATCAAACA GTTTGACGacgaaaaaaataagaaaagctgTAAAAGGTATATGCACTTTCACCCAGG AATCGACCAGGACATGCATGGCAAAGTGGAGATCGCAGCTGCTGCTGTTCCAGAGTGA
- the gcnt3 gene encoding beta-1,3-galactosyl-O-glycosyl-glycoprotein beta-1,6-N-acetylglucosaminyltransferase 3: MAFSRLLKLRMLRTLSLIFIGMILSFVLWETGSNRQSLPELRIPLQFSADLPGCSAIIGGDTEGKHVELEMLLVSRKRQNLLSEDFYLNMTKDCPSYIEKRGFITVPLSKEEEDFPIAYSMVIHDKTEMFERLLRAVYAPQNIYCVHVDQKSSEEFQKAVKGIVSCFPNVFIASRLERVVYASWSRVQADLNCMKDLLNSQVQWRYLLNTCGTDFPIKTNREMVQTLKTLNGRNSMESEATNDYKKTRWLYHFNVTNTISQTNVKKSPPPISSPMFTGNAYFIVTRAFVKHVMQDREVQQLLEWEKDTFSPDEHLWATLQRMHSVPGSTPANSKYDVSDMQSFARVVKWSYLAGDVEKGAPYYPCTGVYRRAVCVYGAGDLPWLLRQQQLFANKFDPAVDDIAIRCMESYLRVKALGRDPLLTDPSFTVL, encoded by the coding sequence ATGGCTTTTTCAAGGTTGTTGAAGCTGCGAATGCTGAGGACCCTCTCTCTCATCTTCATTGGTATGATCCTTTCTTTTGTCCTTTGGGAAACTGGCTCAAACAGGCAGTCATTGCCTGAACTCAGAATACCACTTCAGTTCTCTGCTGACCTGCCTGGCTGCTCGGCTATCATCGGTGGAGACACAGAGGGCAAGCATGTCGAATTAGAAATGCTTCTGGTGTCCAGGAAAAGACAGAATCTTTTATCTGAGGACTTTTATCTCAACATGACAAAGGACTGTCCATCTTACATTGAGAAGAGAGGCTTTATTACAGTGCCTCTCagtaaagaggaggaggattttCCCATTGCCTACTCCATGGTGATCCATGACAAGACTGAGATGTTTGAGAGACTTCTACGAGCTGTTTACGCTCCTCAGAACATCTACTGTGTGCATGTGGACCAGAAATCCTCGGAAGAATTTCAGAAGGCTGTGAAGGGAATTGTTTCCTGCTTTCCTAATGTGTTTATAGCCAGTAGATTAGAAAGAGTGGTCTATGCCTCATGGTCCCGAGTGCAGGCAGATTTGAACTGCATGAAAGATCTGCTGAACTCACAGGTCCAGTGGAGGTACCTGCTTAACACCTGTGGGACAGACTTCCCCATCAAAACCAACAGAGAGATGGTTCAGACACTGAAGACCCTCAATGGGAGGAACAGCATGGAGAGTGAGGccacaaatgactacaaaaaaaccCGTTGGCTGTATCATTTCAATGTAACTAACACAATCAGCCAGACAAATGTGAAGAAAAGTCCTCCACCTATTAGCAGCCCCATGTTCACAGGAAATGCTTACTTTATAGTCACAAGAGCCTTTGTGAAACATGTGATGCAGGACAGAGAGGTTCAGCAGCTTCTGGAGTGGGAGAAGGACACATTCAGCCCTGATGAGCACCTGTGGGCCACTCTACAGAGGATGCACTCTGTTCCTGGATCCACGCCTGCAAACAGCAAGTACGATGTGTCAGACATGCAATCCTTTGCTCGTGTGGTGAAGTGGAGCTATTTAGCTGGAGATGTGGAAAAAGGAGCCCCCTACTATCCTTGCACCGGTGTTTACAGAAGAGCAGTTTGTGTGTACGGAGCTGGTGACCTCCCATGGCTGCTGAGACAACAACAACTCTTTGCAAATAAGTTTGATCCTGCTGTTGATGATATTGCAATTAGATGCATGGAGTCATATCTGCGTGTCAAAGCTTTAGGGCGTGATCCACTGTTAACAGATCCAAGTTTCACCGTTTTGTAA
- the bnip2 gene encoding BCL2/adenovirus E1B 19 kDa protein-interacting protein 2 isoform X2, producing MASDVIESEAVLKGVSDMNLNNSSSDFVTPRRTHEELGNRHTSSPSSSGVSGEGDDEEIDDLENSTASTVENGEEALQESLTKTRGTPQERTTPDNELKQPGARSSTPVSLPQPRSPPGPLGSLERQESVATTEARLRMEGVELKEEWQDEDFPRPLPEEEELEDELFAGTSEEIDPGYAMDHGKKAKKKLAAPDISLTLDRSEGSLLSDELDESTELDLDDIDTPSDNSNEFEWEDDLPKPKTTELLQKGVESVQEYAASDEREEGRRWRVFRIGDQEHRVDMKAIEPYKRVISHGGYYGDGLNAIIVFAVCFMPESNQPNYRYIMDNLFKYVIGTLELLVAENYMIVYLNGATSRKKMPTVGWLRKCYQQIDRRLRKNLKSLIIVHPSWFIRTLLALTKPFISSKFSQKIKYVFSLTDLAELVPMEYVSIPDCIKQFDDEKNKKSCKRIDQDMHGKVEIAAAAVPE from the exons ATGGCATCGGATGTGATTGAGAGTGAAGCGGTGCTGAAGGGTGTAAGTGATATGAATTTGAACAATAGCAGCTCAGATTTTGTCACACCCAGGAGGACTCATGAGGAGCTGGGAAACAGACACACGTCTAGTCCCTCGTCTTCTGGAGTGTCAGGAGAAGGCGACGACGAGGAAATAGACGACTTAGAAAATAGCACAGCTTCCACAGTTGAAAATGGCGAAGAGGCACTTCAAGAGAGTCTTACCAAAACAAGAGGTACGCCACAGGAAAGGACAACTCCAGACAATGAGCTGAAACAGCCCGGAGCAAGAAGTTCTACCCCAGTGAGCCTGCCCCAGCCACGCTCGCCACCTGGACCCCTTGGAAG CCTGGAGCGACAAGAGTCAGTCGCCACAACAGAAGCTCGCTTAAGAATGGAGGGTGTTGAACTTAAGGAAGAGTGGCAAGATGAAGACTTTCCACG GCCCTTACCGGAAGAAGAGGAGCTTGAAGATGAGCTTTTTGCCGGAACCTCTGAAGAGATAGACCCTG GTTATGCAATGGATCATGGCAAGAAGGCAAAGAAGAAGCTTGCAGCTCCGGACATCAGTTTAACACTGGACCGCAGCGAAGGTTCTCTTCTCTCTGATGAGCTGGATGAAAGTACAGAGCTGGACCTCGATGACATAGACACACCTTCAGACAACAGCAATGAGTTTGAATGGGAAG ATGATCTCCCCAAGCCGAAAACCACAGAACTTCTACAGAAGGGCGTGGAGTCAGTGCAGGAGTACGCTGCCTCGGATGAGAGGGAGGAGGGTCGACGCTGGAGGGTGTTTCGTATTGGAGACCAGGAACACAGAGTGGACATGAAGGCCATTGAACCTTACAAGAGAGTTATTAGCCATGGAG gttACTATGGAGACGGCTTGAATGCCATAATTGTGTTCGCTGTGTGCTTTATGCCTGAAAGCAATCAACCAAATTACAGATACATCATGGACAATTTATTCAA GTATGTCATCGGCACGCTGGAGCTTTTGGTTGCCGAGAACTATATGATTGTGTATTTGAATGGAGCAACCTCTCGGAAAAAGATGCCCACTGTCGGCTGGCTCAGAAAGTGTTATCAGCAGATTGATAGGAG gTTAAGGAAGAACTTGAAGTCTTTGATAATTGTACATCCCTCTTGGTTTATTCGCACCCTGCTGGCACTCACAAAACCTTTCATAAG CTCCAAATTTAGTCAGAAAATCAAGTATGTGTTCAGCTTGACAGACCTTGCAGAACTGGTTCCGATGGAGTATGTGTCCATACCAGATTGTATCAAACA GTTTGACGacgaaaaaaataagaaaagctgTAAAAG AATCGACCAGGACATGCATGGCAAAGTGGAGATCGCAGCTGCTGCTGTTCCAGAGTGA
- the bnip2 gene encoding BCL2/adenovirus E1B 19 kDa protein-interacting protein 2 isoform X3 — MASDVIESEAVLKGVSDMNLNNSSSDFVTPRRTHEELGNRHTSSPSSSGVSGEGDDEEIDDLENSTASTVENGEEALQESLTKTRGTPQERTTPDNELKQPGARSSTPVSLPQPRSPPGPLGSLERQESVATTEARLRMEGVELKEEWQDEDFPRPLPEEEELEDELFAGTSEEIDPGYAMDHGKKAKKKLAAPDISLTLDRSEGSLLSDELDESTELDLDDIDTPSDNSNEFEWEDDLPKPKTTELLQKGVESVQEYAASDEREEGRRWRVFRIGDQEHRVDMKAIEPYKRVISHGGYYGDGLNAIIVFAVCFMPESNQPNYRYIMDNLFKYVIGTLELLVAENYMIVYLNGATSRKKMPTVGWLRKCYQQIDRRLRKNLKSLIIVHPSWFIRTLLALTKPFISSKFSQKIKYVFSLTDLAELVPMEYVSIPDCIKQIDQDMHGKVEIAAAAVPE; from the exons ATGGCATCGGATGTGATTGAGAGTGAAGCGGTGCTGAAGGGTGTAAGTGATATGAATTTGAACAATAGCAGCTCAGATTTTGTCACACCCAGGAGGACTCATGAGGAGCTGGGAAACAGACACACGTCTAGTCCCTCGTCTTCTGGAGTGTCAGGAGAAGGCGACGACGAGGAAATAGACGACTTAGAAAATAGCACAGCTTCCACAGTTGAAAATGGCGAAGAGGCACTTCAAGAGAGTCTTACCAAAACAAGAGGTACGCCACAGGAAAGGACAACTCCAGACAATGAGCTGAAACAGCCCGGAGCAAGAAGTTCTACCCCAGTGAGCCTGCCCCAGCCACGCTCGCCACCTGGACCCCTTGGAAG CCTGGAGCGACAAGAGTCAGTCGCCACAACAGAAGCTCGCTTAAGAATGGAGGGTGTTGAACTTAAGGAAGAGTGGCAAGATGAAGACTTTCCACG GCCCTTACCGGAAGAAGAGGAGCTTGAAGATGAGCTTTTTGCCGGAACCTCTGAAGAGATAGACCCTG GTTATGCAATGGATCATGGCAAGAAGGCAAAGAAGAAGCTTGCAGCTCCGGACATCAGTTTAACACTGGACCGCAGCGAAGGTTCTCTTCTCTCTGATGAGCTGGATGAAAGTACAGAGCTGGACCTCGATGACATAGACACACCTTCAGACAACAGCAATGAGTTTGAATGGGAAG ATGATCTCCCCAAGCCGAAAACCACAGAACTTCTACAGAAGGGCGTGGAGTCAGTGCAGGAGTACGCTGCCTCGGATGAGAGGGAGGAGGGTCGACGCTGGAGGGTGTTTCGTATTGGAGACCAGGAACACAGAGTGGACATGAAGGCCATTGAACCTTACAAGAGAGTTATTAGCCATGGAG gttACTATGGAGACGGCTTGAATGCCATAATTGTGTTCGCTGTGTGCTTTATGCCTGAAAGCAATCAACCAAATTACAGATACATCATGGACAATTTATTCAA GTATGTCATCGGCACGCTGGAGCTTTTGGTTGCCGAGAACTATATGATTGTGTATTTGAATGGAGCAACCTCTCGGAAAAAGATGCCCACTGTCGGCTGGCTCAGAAAGTGTTATCAGCAGATTGATAGGAG gTTAAGGAAGAACTTGAAGTCTTTGATAATTGTACATCCCTCTTGGTTTATTCGCACCCTGCTGGCACTCACAAAACCTTTCATAAG CTCCAAATTTAGTCAGAAAATCAAGTATGTGTTCAGCTTGACAGACCTTGCAGAACTGGTTCCGATGGAGTATGTGTCCATACCAGATTGTATCAAACA AATCGACCAGGACATGCATGGCAAAGTGGAGATCGCAGCTGCTGCTGTTCCAGAGTGA
- the bnip2 gene encoding BCL2/adenovirus E1B 19 kDa protein-interacting protein 2 isoform X4: protein MASDVIESEAVLKGVSDMNLNNSSSDFVTPRRTHEELGNRHTSSPSSSGVSGEGDDEEIDDLENSTASTVENGEEALQESLTKTRGTPQERTTPDNELKQPGARSSTPVSLPQPRSPPGPLGSLERQESVATTEARLRMEGVELKEEWQDEDFPRPLPEEEELEDELFAGTSEEIDPGYAMDHGKKAKKKLAAPDISLTLDRSEGSLLSDELDESTELDLDDIDTPSDNSNEFEWEDDLPKPKTTELLQKGVESVQEYAASDEREEGRRWRVFRIGDQEHRVDMKAIEPYKRVISHGGYYGDGLNAIIVFAVCFMPESNQPNYRYIMDNLFKYVIGTLELLVAENYMIVYLNGATSRKKMPTVGWLRKCYQQIDRRLRKNLKSLIIVHPSWFIRTLLALTKPFISSKFSQKIKYVFSLTDLAELVPMEYVSIPDCIKQFDDEKNKKSCKRFGF, encoded by the exons ATGGCATCGGATGTGATTGAGAGTGAAGCGGTGCTGAAGGGTGTAAGTGATATGAATTTGAACAATAGCAGCTCAGATTTTGTCACACCCAGGAGGACTCATGAGGAGCTGGGAAACAGACACACGTCTAGTCCCTCGTCTTCTGGAGTGTCAGGAGAAGGCGACGACGAGGAAATAGACGACTTAGAAAATAGCACAGCTTCCACAGTTGAAAATGGCGAAGAGGCACTTCAAGAGAGTCTTACCAAAACAAGAGGTACGCCACAGGAAAGGACAACTCCAGACAATGAGCTGAAACAGCCCGGAGCAAGAAGTTCTACCCCAGTGAGCCTGCCCCAGCCACGCTCGCCACCTGGACCCCTTGGAAG CCTGGAGCGACAAGAGTCAGTCGCCACAACAGAAGCTCGCTTAAGAATGGAGGGTGTTGAACTTAAGGAAGAGTGGCAAGATGAAGACTTTCCACG GCCCTTACCGGAAGAAGAGGAGCTTGAAGATGAGCTTTTTGCCGGAACCTCTGAAGAGATAGACCCTG GTTATGCAATGGATCATGGCAAGAAGGCAAAGAAGAAGCTTGCAGCTCCGGACATCAGTTTAACACTGGACCGCAGCGAAGGTTCTCTTCTCTCTGATGAGCTGGATGAAAGTACAGAGCTGGACCTCGATGACATAGACACACCTTCAGACAACAGCAATGAGTTTGAATGGGAAG ATGATCTCCCCAAGCCGAAAACCACAGAACTTCTACAGAAGGGCGTGGAGTCAGTGCAGGAGTACGCTGCCTCGGATGAGAGGGAGGAGGGTCGACGCTGGAGGGTGTTTCGTATTGGAGACCAGGAACACAGAGTGGACATGAAGGCCATTGAACCTTACAAGAGAGTTATTAGCCATGGAG gttACTATGGAGACGGCTTGAATGCCATAATTGTGTTCGCTGTGTGCTTTATGCCTGAAAGCAATCAACCAAATTACAGATACATCATGGACAATTTATTCAA GTATGTCATCGGCACGCTGGAGCTTTTGGTTGCCGAGAACTATATGATTGTGTATTTGAATGGAGCAACCTCTCGGAAAAAGATGCCCACTGTCGGCTGGCTCAGAAAGTGTTATCAGCAGATTGATAGGAG gTTAAGGAAGAACTTGAAGTCTTTGATAATTGTACATCCCTCTTGGTTTATTCGCACCCTGCTGGCACTCACAAAACCTTTCATAAG CTCCAAATTTAGTCAGAAAATCAAGTATGTGTTCAGCTTGACAGACCTTGCAGAACTGGTTCCGATGGAGTATGTGTCCATACCAGATTGTATCAAACA GTTTGACGacgaaaaaaataagaaaagctgTAAAAG gtttgGATTTTAA